The following proteins are encoded in a genomic region of Rhizobium sp. CCGE531:
- the rsmD gene encoding 16S rRNA (guanine(966)-N(2))-methyltransferase RsmD: protein MRIVGGEFRGRSLATPKSNDIRPTADRTRESLFNILSHAYPEAIDGTRMMDVFAGTGAVGLEAASRGCRHVLFVESSVEGRGLLWENIDALGLHGRTRMLRRDATDLGSVGNLEPFDFVFADPPYGKGLGEKAFAAAAAGGWLVPGALAIIEERADVTVAAPSDFLFLEERTFGDSKMHFFRYQPRTA from the coding sequence GTGAGGATCGTCGGCGGTGAATTTCGCGGTCGCTCTCTTGCAACGCCGAAATCGAACGATATTCGTCCGACGGCGGATCGCACGCGCGAAAGCCTGTTCAACATCCTGAGCCACGCCTATCCTGAAGCCATAGACGGCACCCGGATGATGGACGTGTTTGCCGGCACCGGCGCCGTCGGGCTGGAGGCGGCCTCGCGCGGCTGCCGTCATGTGCTCTTCGTCGAAAGCAGCGTCGAGGGCAGGGGCCTTCTCTGGGAAAACATCGATGCGCTCGGCCTGCACGGCCGCACGCGCATGCTGCGCCGTGACGCGACGGATCTCGGCAGCGTCGGCAATCTCGAACCTTTCGATTTTGTTTTCGCCGATCCGCCTTATGGCAAGGGATTGGGCGAGAAAGCCTTTGCCGCGGCGGCGGCGGGCGGCTGGCTGGTGCCCGGCGCGCTTGCGATCATCGAGGAGCGTGCCGACGTCACCGTTGCCGCGCCGTCGGATTTCCTGTTTCTGGAGGAACGGACCTTCGGCGACAGCAAGATGCATTTCTTCCGTTATCAGCCGCGGACGGCCTGA
- a CDS encoding patatin-like phospholipase family protein, giving the protein MGDYADFVGSDYPVAASGIPSVAVAFGCGGARGLAHIHIIEALDELGIRPVAIAGSSIGSIMGAAMAVGMSGAEIRDHTLATVGNRPAVLNKIWSLRPVNMRSIRFGQFNLERILRTFLPTTFPENFSELHIPLKVVTTDYYDQAEVVIEKGELFPVLAASAAIPAVFMPVKLGDRVMIDGGIMNPVPYEHLAGLADIIIGIDVVGGPEGAGRHIPNRIESLFGAGQLTMQSNIALKLRLQAPQIFLRPAIGRTGVLDFLKARDILAMSAGIKDELKFALDRVMTAKN; this is encoded by the coding sequence ATGGGCGATTATGCTGATTTTGTCGGCAGCGATTACCCGGTTGCCGCCTCCGGCATCCCGAGCGTCGCGGTCGCCTTCGGCTGCGGCGGCGCGCGCGGGCTCGCCCATATCCACATCATCGAGGCGCTGGACGAACTCGGCATCCGCCCGGTCGCGATAGCCGGCTCTTCCATCGGCTCGATCATGGGCGCGGCCATGGCGGTCGGCATGAGCGGCGCGGAAATCCGCGACCATACGCTCGCAACGGTCGGCAATCGTCCCGCCGTGCTCAACAAGATCTGGAGCTTGCGGCCGGTCAACATGCGCAGCATCCGGTTCGGCCAGTTCAATCTCGAACGCATCCTGCGCACGTTCCTGCCGACCACATTCCCGGAGAATTTTTCGGAACTGCACATACCGCTGAAGGTGGTGACAACGGATTACTACGATCAGGCCGAAGTCGTGATCGAGAAGGGCGAGCTCTTTCCGGTGCTTGCCGCTTCCGCGGCCATTCCCGCCGTTTTCATGCCGGTCAAGCTCGGAGACCGCGTGATGATCGACGGCGGCATCATGAATCCGGTTCCCTATGAGCATCTGGCAGGCCTTGCCGATATCATCATCGGCATCGACGTCGTCGGCGGCCCGGAAGGCGCCGGCCGGCATATTCCGAACCGGATCGAAAGCCTGTTCGGCGCCGGCCAGCTCACCATGCAGTCCAACATCGCGCTGAAGCTGCGGCTGCAAGCGCCGCAGATCTTCCTCCGCCCGGCCATCGGCCGCACGGGCGTCCTCGATTTCCTGAAGGCGCGCGATATCCTCGCCATGTCGGCCGGCATCAAGGACGAGCTGAAATTCGCCCTCGATCGTGTGATGACGGCGAAGAATTAG
- a CDS encoding monovalent cation:proton antiporter-2 (CPA2) family protein → MSATNSLFTETLMLLGGAVVTAPIFKKLGLGTVLGYLAAGVVIGPVLHGIGDSEAVLAVAELGVVFLLFIIGLELKPSRLWQMRRDIFGLGSAQVILSGLALMLAAYFGGIAGWKGSIIIGFGLALSSTAFAMQILEQQGDVNTKYGQRSFSMLLLQDLAIVPLLALITVLDGPKETTNPLPDLAIAIGAVAAMVIAGRYLLTPLFQVIARTGAREAMIAAALLVVMGSATLMQLAGLSMAMGAFLSGVMLAESSYRHELEADIEPFRGVLLAIFFIAVGLSLKLEVILDNWVLILLAVPVMMIIKAIVIYALCRVTGSPHNDAVRIAGLLPQGGEFGFVLFSAASASGGLFSANTASMLIAIVTLSMALTPLSSALAKRLMKGDTQEELDEDFEGAGSEVLMIGFSRFGQIAAQILLASGRDVTVIDFSADRIRQASSFGFRIYFGDGTRKEVLRSAGIDRAKIVIVSTHQRELTDKIVELVQTDYPHARIFVRSYDRVHSIDLRRKGVDYELRETVESGLLFGRRTLEALGVSEAEAYEIGEDIRKRDEQRLVLQVSEGLQAGTDMLYSRPVKPEPLVKPKRAADTYSDADDLVVLPQEEPERV, encoded by the coding sequence ATGTCCGCCACCAATAGTCTCTTCACCGAAACCCTGATGCTGCTCGGAGGTGCCGTCGTTACGGCGCCGATCTTCAAAAAACTCGGACTGGGGACAGTGCTTGGCTATCTGGCGGCCGGTGTCGTGATCGGCCCTGTCCTGCACGGCATCGGCGACAGCGAAGCCGTGCTTGCCGTGGCGGAGCTGGGCGTCGTCTTCCTGTTGTTCATCATCGGCCTCGAATTGAAGCCTTCGCGCCTCTGGCAGATGCGGCGGGATATTTTCGGCCTAGGCTCGGCGCAGGTGATCTTAAGTGGTCTTGCCCTGATGCTTGCCGCCTATTTCGGCGGGATTGCCGGATGGAAGGGCAGCATCATCATCGGCTTCGGCCTGGCGCTCTCCTCGACCGCGTTTGCGATGCAGATCCTGGAACAGCAGGGCGACGTCAATACGAAATACGGGCAGCGTTCCTTCTCGATGCTGCTGCTGCAGGACCTTGCCATCGTGCCGCTGCTGGCGCTCATCACCGTTCTCGACGGGCCGAAGGAAACCACCAATCCGCTCCCCGATCTTGCGATCGCCATCGGGGCGGTGGCGGCAATGGTCATCGCCGGCCGTTATCTGCTGACGCCACTGTTTCAGGTGATTGCGCGCACCGGCGCGCGCGAAGCGATGATTGCCGCCGCCCTCCTCGTCGTCATGGGATCGGCAACGCTGATGCAGCTTGCCGGCCTCTCCATGGCAATGGGCGCCTTTCTCTCCGGCGTGATGCTTGCCGAATCCTCCTATCGTCACGAGCTGGAAGCGGATATCGAGCCTTTCCGCGGCGTGCTGCTCGCCATTTTCTTCATTGCCGTCGGCCTGTCGCTGAAACTCGAGGTGATCCTCGACAATTGGGTGCTGATCCTGCTTGCCGTACCGGTCATGATGATCATCAAGGCGATCGTGATCTATGCCCTTTGCCGCGTGACGGGCTCGCCGCACAATGATGCCGTCCGCATCGCAGGCCTCCTGCCGCAAGGCGGCGAATTCGGCTTCGTGCTCTTCAGCGCCGCCAGTGCCAGCGGCGGCCTCTTCTCGGCCAACACCGCCTCGATGCTAATCGCCATCGTCACGCTGTCGATGGCACTGACACCGCTAAGTTCCGCGCTTGCGAAGCGGCTGATGAAGGGCGACACGCAGGAGGAGCTGGACGAGGATTTCGAAGGCGCCGGTTCCGAAGTGCTGATGATCGGCTTTTCGCGCTTCGGCCAGATCGCCGCGCAGATCCTGCTTGCCAGCGGCCGGGATGTTACCGTCATCGATTTCTCCGCCGATCGCATCCGCCAGGCATCGAGCTTCGGCTTCCGCATCTATTTCGGCGATGGCACCCGCAAGGAAGTGCTGCGATCGGCGGGCATCGACCGCGCCAAGATCGTCATCGTCAGCACGCATCAGCGCGAGCTGACAGACAAGATCGTCGAGCTCGTGCAAACGGATTATCCGCACGCACGCATCTTCGTCCGCTCCTATGACCGCGTTCATTCGATCGACCTGCGTCGCAAGGGCGTCGACTACGAGTTGCGCGAGACGGTGGAATCCGGCCTGCTCTTCGGCCGCCGCACCCTGGAAGCACTCGGGGTCAGCGAGGCCGAAGCCTATGAGATCGGCGAAGACATCCGCAAGCGCGATGAGCAAAGGCTGGTGCTGCAGGTCAGCGAAGGACTACAGGCAGGCACCGACATGCTCTATTCCCGCCCGGTCAAGCCCGAACCGCTGGTCAAGCCGAAACGCGCCGCCGATACCTACAGCGACGCCGACGATCTCGTCGTTTTGCCCCAGGAGGAGCCGGAGCGGGTTTAG
- a CDS encoding TldD/PmbA family protein, with protein MTSEIDSATLLSRASQLIDLARKAGADAADAVVVRSRAHSVSVRLGKVEGTESSESDDFSLRVFVGNRVASVSANPGFDLTALAERAVAMAKVSPEDPFACLADEADLARNYPDLELFDPTEVSSEQLREAALATEAAALAVSGVTNSSGGGASAGMGGLVLVTSHGFAGHYMGSRFGRSVSVIAGEGTGMERDYDFDSRLYFAELDAAEEIGRRAGERVVKRLNPRQVPTDKNVTVVFDPRVARGFVGHIAGAINGASVARKTSFLRDKMGQQVLKSGLSITDDPLIVRGPSSRPFDGEGVSGKRLVMIEDGVLKSWFLSTATAREIGGGLKTNGRGVRGGTAVSPASTNLALEPGDISPEELIRSVGTGFYVTELIGQGVNMITGEYSRGATGFWIENGELTFAVSEVTIASNLKDMFMRVTPASDIDRDFGVAAPTLAIEGMTLAGR; from the coding sequence ATGACCTCTGAAATCGATTCCGCCACTCTGCTTTCCCGCGCCAGCCAGTTGATCGATCTCGCCCGGAAGGCCGGCGCGGATGCGGCCGATGCCGTCGTGGTCCGATCGCGAGCCCATTCCGTCAGCGTGCGCCTCGGCAAGGTCGAGGGCACGGAGTCCTCCGAAAGCGACGATTTTTCGCTGAGGGTCTTCGTCGGCAACCGGGTGGCCAGCGTTTCGGCCAACCCCGGCTTCGATCTGACCGCTCTTGCCGAGCGCGCGGTCGCCATGGCGAAAGTGTCGCCGGAAGATCCCTTTGCCTGCTTGGCCGATGAGGCGGATCTCGCCAGGAACTATCCCGATCTCGAATTGTTCGACCCGACCGAGGTTTCCTCGGAGCAGCTGCGTGAAGCAGCCCTTGCGACCGAAGCGGCGGCACTCGCCGTTTCCGGCGTCACCAATTCTTCCGGGGGCGGCGCCTCGGCCGGCATGGGCGGTCTCGTGCTCGTCACGTCGCATGGTTTTGCCGGTCACTATATGGGCTCGCGCTTCGGACGGTCCGTCAGCGTCATTGCCGGCGAAGGCACCGGCATGGAGCGCGACTATGATTTCGACAGCCGCCTCTATTTCGCGGAGCTGGATGCAGCTGAGGAGATCGGCCGCCGCGCCGGCGAACGCGTGGTCAAGCGCCTCAATCCGCGCCAGGTGCCGACGGACAAGAACGTCACTGTCGTCTTCGATCCGCGCGTGGCGCGCGGCTTCGTCGGCCACATTGCCGGCGCGATCAACGGCGCTTCCGTCGCCCGCAAGACCAGCTTCCTGCGCGACAAGATGGGCCAGCAGGTGCTGAAATCAGGCCTCTCGATCACGGACGATCCGCTGATCGTGCGCGGCCCGTCCTCGCGCCCCTTCGACGGCGAGGGCGTATCCGGCAAGCGGCTCGTGATGATCGAGGATGGCGTCCTGAAATCCTGGTTCCTCTCCACGGCGACGGCGCGGGAGATTGGCGGCGGCCTGAAGACCAACGGCCGTGGCGTGCGCGGCGGCACGGCGGTATCGCCCGCATCCACCAACCTGGCGCTGGAGCCGGGCGATATTTCGCCGGAGGAATTGATCCGCAGCGTCGGAACGGGCTTCTACGTCACCGAGTTGATTGGTCAGGGCGTCAACATGATCACCGGCGAATACAGCAGGGGCGCGACCGGCTTCTGGATCGAGAACGGTGAATTGACCTTCGCGGTTTCGGAGGTGACCATCGCCTCCAACCTGAAGGACATGTTCATGCGCGTGACGCCGGCAAGCGATATCGATCGCGATTTCGGCGTCGCCGCTCCGACGCTTGCGATCGAAGGCATGACGCTGGCTGGCCGCTGA